The proteins below are encoded in one region of Streptomyces cyanogenus:
- the whiG gene encoding RNA polymerase sigma factor WhiG, with protein MPQHTSGSDRAAIPPAARDGGSMRPPAPSTLDELWRSYKATGDDRLREQLILHYSPLVKYVAGRVSVGLPPNVEQADFVSSGVFGLIDAIEKFDIDREIKFETYAITRIRGAMIDELRALDWIPRSVRQKARNVERAYATLEARLRRTPTEGEVAAELDMEVDELHAVFSQLSLANVVALEELLHVGGEGGDRLSLMDTLEDTAADNPVEVAEDRELRRFLARAINTLPEREKTVVTLYYYEGLTLAEIGNVLGVTESRVSQIHTKSVLQLRAKLASFGR; from the coding sequence ATGCCCCAGCACACCTCCGGGTCCGACCGGGCGGCGATCCCCCCAGCCGCCCGCGACGGTGGCAGCATGCGACCGCCCGCACCCTCGACGCTCGACGAGCTGTGGCGGTCGTACAAGGCGACAGGGGACGACCGGCTGCGGGAGCAGCTGATCCTGCACTACTCGCCGCTGGTCAAGTACGTGGCGGGCCGGGTGAGCGTCGGGCTGCCGCCCAACGTGGAGCAGGCCGACTTCGTCTCCTCCGGAGTGTTCGGGCTGATCGACGCGATCGAGAAGTTCGACATCGACCGGGAGATCAAGTTCGAGACGTACGCGATCACCCGGATCCGCGGCGCGATGATCGACGAGCTGCGGGCGCTGGACTGGATCCCCCGCTCGGTCCGGCAGAAGGCGCGCAACGTCGAGCGGGCCTACGCCACCCTGGAGGCGCGGCTGCGGCGGACGCCGACCGAGGGGGAGGTCGCCGCCGAGCTGGACATGGAGGTCGACGAACTGCACGCCGTGTTCAGCCAGTTGTCGCTGGCCAACGTGGTTGCGCTGGAGGAGCTGCTGCACGTCGGGGGCGAGGGCGGGGACCGGCTCAGCCTGATGGACACGCTGGAGGACACCGCCGCCGACAACCCGGTGGAGGTGGCCGAGGACCGGGAACTGCGGCGGTTCCTGGCGCGGGCGATCAACACACTGCCCGAGCGGGAGAAGACCGTGGTCACCCTGTACTACTACGAGGGGCTGACCCTCGCCGAGATCGGCAACGTGCTCGGCGTCACGGAGAGCCGGGTCAGCCAGATCCACACCAAGTCGGTGCTGCAGCTGCGGGCCAAGCTGGCGAGCTTCGGGCGCTGA
- the lepB gene encoding signal peptidase I, giving the protein MGNRGKPRGVPSTPADNLLPTGSRRTSAPGGGRTRAERRKLQRKVKRKRRRSAVREIPLLVGVAVLIALVLKTFLVQAFVIPSGSMEQTIRIGDRVLVDKFTPWFGSKPQRGDVVVFHDPGGWLQDEQTTKKKDPVVVKQLKEGLTFIGLLPSDNEKDLIKRVIGVGGDHVKCCDAQGRVTVNGVPLTEADYLYPGDVPSTMSFDITVPKGRLWVMGDHRGNSADSRSHQNTPYGGTVSEDSVVGRAMVIGWPLGHWTRLEEPKTFASVTDSLPGTTAAPEASHRVASENPNGLTQLPTPAELPLVMGVVGLHRVRGRRRHRVRSWRGGCGGWRTVGTRRRGAPRAPRGTGRSRTGQRHDLRE; this is encoded by the coding sequence ATGGGTAACCGCGGCAAACCGCGCGGAGTGCCCAGCACGCCCGCCGACAACCTGCTGCCCACCGGGTCGCGCCGCACCTCCGCGCCCGGCGGTGGCCGCACGCGCGCGGAGCGCCGGAAACTGCAGCGCAAGGTCAAACGCAAGCGCAGACGGTCGGCCGTCCGGGAGATCCCCCTGCTGGTCGGTGTCGCCGTCCTCATCGCGCTCGTCCTGAAGACGTTCCTCGTCCAGGCGTTCGTGATCCCGTCCGGTTCCATGGAACAGACGATCCGGATCGGCGACCGGGTGCTGGTCGACAAGTTCACCCCGTGGTTCGGCTCCAAGCCGCAGCGCGGGGACGTCGTCGTCTTCCACGACCCGGGCGGCTGGCTGCAGGACGAGCAGACCACCAAGAAGAAGGACCCCGTCGTCGTCAAGCAGCTCAAAGAAGGCCTCACCTTCATCGGCCTGCTGCCCTCCGACAACGAGAAAGACCTGATCAAGCGGGTTATCGGGGTCGGCGGCGACCACGTCAAGTGCTGCGACGCGCAGGGCCGCGTCACCGTCAACGGCGTACCGCTCACGGAGGCCGACTACCTGTACCCGGGGGACGTGCCGTCCACCATGTCCTTCGACATCACCGTCCCCAAGGGCCGGCTGTGGGTGATGGGTGACCACCGGGGCAACTCGGCGGACTCCCGCTCGCACCAGAACACGCCCTACGGCGGCACGGTCTCCGAGGACTCGGTGGTGGGCCGGGCCATGGTCATCGGCTGGCCCCTCGGGCACTGGACGCGCCTGGAAGAACCTAAAACCTTTGCAAGCGTCACCGACTCGCTGCCGGGAACGACCGCTGCTCCCGAGGCGTCGCATAGGGTTGCCTCCGAGAATCCGAACGGATTGACCCAGCTCCCGACCCCTGCGGAACTCCCGCTCGTTATGGGAGTGGTGGGCCTGCACCGCGTGCGGGGCAGGCGGCGGCACAGAGTGAGGAGTTGGCGTGGGGGATGTGGCGGTTGGCGCACGGTCGGGACACGACGGCGAGGAGCACCGCGGGCACCCCGTGGAACCGGACGTTCCCGTACCGGACAGCGCCATGACCTCCGGGAATGA
- a CDS encoding TetR/AcrR family transcriptional regulator has translation MAEHRSMQRAALLDAARSLLSEGGTDALTFPALAERTGLARSSVYEYFRSRAAVVEELCEVDFPVWAAEVAAAMERAESAEGKVEAYVRQQLELVGDRRHRAVVAISASELDPGAREKIRAAHGGLVAMIVEALEELGHGQPRLAAMLLQGVVDAAVRRIELGAAEHPESVTDAAVSMALHGVKG, from the coding sequence GTGGCCGAACACCGGTCGATGCAGCGAGCCGCCCTGCTGGACGCGGCTCGGTCCCTGCTGTCCGAGGGCGGGACGGACGCGCTGACCTTTCCCGCGCTGGCCGAGCGGACCGGGCTGGCCCGGTCGTCCGTGTACGAGTACTTCCGCTCCCGGGCCGCCGTTGTCGAGGAGCTGTGCGAGGTCGACTTCCCCGTCTGGGCGGCGGAGGTCGCGGCGGCGATGGAGCGCGCCGAGTCGGCCGAGGGCAAGGTCGAGGCGTACGTGCGGCAGCAGCTGGAACTGGTGGGGGACCGGCGGCACCGGGCGGTCGTGGCGATCTCGGCGAGTGAGCTGGACCCCGGGGCCAGGGAGAAGATCCGGGCGGCCCACGGTGGGCTGGTCGCCATGATCGTGGAGGCGCTGGAGGAGCTGGGCCACGGGCAGCCCCGGCTGGCGGCGATGCTGCTGCAAGGGGTGGTGGACGCGGCGGTGCGCAGGATCGAACTGGGTGCCGCGGAGCACCCCGAGTCGGTGACGGACGCGGCCGTGTCCATGGCGCTGCACGGTGTGAAGGGCTGA
- the lepB gene encoding signal peptidase I gives MGDVAVGARSGHDGEEHRGHPVEPDVPVPDSAMTSGNERSAGDDGAPDDEPRPGTAAGVGEAARRPRKPRSFWKELPILIGIALVLALLIKTFLVQAFSIPSDSMQNTLQQGDRVLVDKLTPWFGSKPERGEVVVFHDPDNWLAGEPAPTPNAVQKVLSWIGLMPSAEEKDLIKRVVGVGGDTVECKGSGPLKVNGKALNEPYVYPGNTPCSVDEQGGQFKVKVPKGYIWVMGDHRQNSRDSRYNQSDKHHGMVPVNEVVGRAIVKAWPINRWGTLPIPDTFDQPGLDQQSSSAASLTVAPEGIAVAAVLPVALWRRRRTDRPEAVKR, from the coding sequence GTGGGGGATGTGGCGGTTGGCGCACGGTCGGGACACGACGGCGAGGAGCACCGCGGGCACCCCGTGGAACCGGACGTTCCCGTACCGGACAGCGCCATGACCTCCGGGAATGAGCGGTCCGCGGGCGACGACGGCGCACCGGACGACGAGCCGCGGCCGGGCACTGCGGCGGGCGTGGGCGAGGCGGCACGCCGGCCCAGGAAGCCGCGCTCCTTCTGGAAGGAGCTGCCGATCCTGATCGGCATCGCGCTGGTCCTGGCGCTGCTGATCAAGACGTTCCTGGTCCAGGCGTTCTCGATTCCGTCGGACTCGATGCAGAACACCCTCCAGCAGGGTGACCGGGTGCTGGTCGACAAGCTCACCCCGTGGTTCGGCTCCAAGCCCGAGCGCGGCGAGGTCGTCGTCTTCCACGACCCCGACAACTGGCTGGCGGGCGAGCCCGCGCCCACCCCGAACGCGGTGCAGAAGGTCCTCAGCTGGATCGGCCTGATGCCGTCGGCGGAGGAGAAGGACCTGATCAAGCGCGTGGTCGGAGTCGGCGGCGACACGGTCGAGTGCAAGGGCAGCGGCCCGCTGAAGGTCAACGGCAAGGCGCTGAACGAGCCGTACGTCTACCCGGGCAACACGCCGTGCAGCGTGGACGAGCAGGGCGGCCAGTTCAAGGTGAAGGTCCCCAAGGGCTACATCTGGGTGATGGGCGACCACCGCCAGAACTCCCGTGACTCCCGGTACAACCAGTCCGACAAGCACCACGGCATGGTCCCCGTCAACGAGGTCGTCGGCCGCGCCATCGTCAAGGCCTGGCCGATCAACCGCTGGGGCACCCTGCCGATCCCGGACACCTTCGACCAGCCCGGACTCGACCAGCAGTCCTCCTCCGCCGCGTCCCTCACGGTGGCCCCCGAGGGCATCGCCGTCGCGGCGGTCCTCCCGGTGGCGCTGTGGCGGCGCCGGCGCACGGACCGGCCGGAGGCCGTGAAGCGCTGA
- the dprA gene encoding DNA-processing protein DprA, translating into MRSEEDPGAERLGRVFLGRVVEPGDEVGGRWVREFGVAEVVRRLRGGGDALPGVSETRWAGLVARARRAEPERDLEIARAAGARFVCPGDGEWPGQLDDLGDGRPLGLWVRGRPHLRMWALRSVAVVGARACTEYGTHVAATLASGLAERGWVVVSGGAYGIDGAAHRGALAARGATVAVLACGVDQPYPRGHAALIGRIADQGLVVGELPPGDHPTPSRFILRNRVIAALTTGTVVVEAACRSGSLSTARAAQRLGRFTMGVPGPVTSALSAGVHELLRGEATVVTDATEVIELVGDMGDLAPPRRGPVLPRDLLEPAARSVLAALPGNRAAPVGEIALGARTTRDEAIARLYELRALGYVERHGDGWKLTRQALISVRAGRSSC; encoded by the coding sequence GTGAGGAGTGAGGAGGATCCCGGTGCCGAGCGGCTCGGGCGGGTGTTTCTCGGGCGGGTGGTGGAGCCCGGGGACGAGGTCGGGGGGCGGTGGGTGCGGGAGTTCGGGGTGGCGGAGGTGGTGCGGCGGCTGCGGGGCGGCGGGGACGCGCTGCCGGGGGTGAGCGAGACCCGGTGGGCGGGGCTCGTCGCGCGGGCCCGGCGGGCCGAGCCGGAGCGGGACCTGGAGATCGCCCGGGCCGCCGGGGCGCGGTTCGTGTGCCCGGGCGACGGAGAGTGGCCCGGACAGCTCGACGACCTGGGCGACGGGCGGCCCCTCGGACTGTGGGTGCGCGGCCGGCCGCACCTGCGGATGTGGGCGCTGCGCTCCGTGGCCGTCGTGGGCGCCCGCGCCTGCACCGAGTACGGCACCCACGTCGCGGCCACCCTCGCCTCAGGGCTCGCCGAACGCGGCTGGGTCGTCGTGTCGGGCGGCGCGTACGGGATCGACGGGGCCGCCCACCGCGGTGCCCTCGCCGCCCGCGGCGCCACCGTCGCCGTCCTCGCCTGCGGCGTCGACCAGCCCTACCCCCGCGGCCACGCCGCCCTGATCGGCCGGATCGCCGACCAGGGGCTCGTGGTGGGCGAGCTGCCGCCGGGCGACCACCCGACCCCCAGCCGGTTCATCCTCCGCAACCGGGTCATCGCCGCGCTGACCACAGGCACCGTCGTCGTGGAGGCGGCCTGCCGCAGCGGCTCGCTGTCCACCGCACGGGCCGCCCAGCGCCTGGGCCGGTTCACCATGGGCGTCCCCGGCCCGGTCACCAGCGCCCTCTCCGCCGGCGTGCACGAACTGCTGCGCGGGGAGGCCACCGTGGTCACCGACGCCACCGAGGTCATCGAGCTCGTGGGCGACATGGGTGACCTGGCGCCGCCCCGGCGGGGCCCCGTCCTCCCGCGTGACCTGCTGGAGCCGGCCGCGCGAAGCGTCCTCGCCGCCCTGCCCGGCAACCGCGCCGCACCCGTCGGCGAGATCGCGCTCGGCGCCCGCACCACACGCGACGAGGCCATCGCGAGACTGTACGAACTCCGAGCACTTGGTTACGTGGAACGACACGGCGATGGCTGGAAGTTGACACGCCAAGCGCTGATCTCGGTCCGGGCCGGTCGGTCGTCATGCTGA
- a CDS encoding YifB family Mg chelatase-like AAA ATPase — MAFARTCSVALVGVEGVVVEVQADLEPGVAAFTLVGLPDKSLTESRDRVRAAVVNSGGEWPQKKLTVGLSPASVPKAGSGFDLAVACAVLGAAERIDPRVLADIVMIGELGLDGRVRPVRGILPAVLAAADAGYEQVVVPECAAAEAALVPGVSVLGVRSLRQLIAVLTEEPVPDEAPDEQGRPDPLLAGLRVPGTGAATGMHSIGAAQHDHDHDLADVVGQTSARTAVEVAAAGGHHLFLEGPPGAGKTMLAERLPAVLPRLTREDSLEVTAVHSVAGLLPPGKPLIDVAPYCAPHHSATMQSLVGGGPGIARPGAVSLAHRGVLFLDEAPEFHSQTLDALRQPLESGHVVIARSAGVVRFPARFLMVLAANPCPCGRFSLRDSLCECPPSAIRRYQSRLSGPLLDRVDLRVEVDPVTRAQLTEPGARGESTATVADRVRQARERAAARLAGTPWRTNSELPGRELRSRYHAVTGAMDEAERNLERGVLTARGIDRVLRVAWTVADLVGHDRPDATDVALALQLRTGVPRGVPMAIGALT; from the coding sequence ATGGCGTTCGCCCGTACGTGCTCCGTGGCCCTGGTCGGCGTCGAGGGCGTGGTCGTCGAGGTCCAGGCCGACCTCGAACCAGGCGTCGCCGCCTTCACCCTGGTGGGCCTCCCGGACAAGAGCCTGACGGAGAGCCGGGACCGGGTGCGGGCGGCGGTGGTGAACTCGGGCGGCGAGTGGCCGCAGAAGAAGCTCACCGTCGGACTCAGCCCGGCCTCGGTCCCCAAGGCCGGCTCGGGCTTCGACCTCGCCGTCGCCTGCGCGGTGCTCGGTGCCGCCGAGCGGATCGATCCCCGGGTCCTTGCCGACATCGTCATGATCGGAGAGCTGGGCCTGGACGGCCGGGTGCGCCCGGTCCGGGGCATCCTGCCGGCCGTCCTCGCGGCGGCCGACGCGGGATACGAGCAGGTGGTCGTGCCCGAGTGCGCCGCAGCCGAGGCCGCGCTGGTCCCCGGTGTGTCCGTGCTCGGCGTGCGCAGTCTCCGGCAGCTCATCGCGGTCCTGACCGAGGAGCCCGTCCCCGACGAGGCACCGGACGAGCAGGGACGGCCCGATCCCCTCCTGGCCGGGCTGCGGGTACCGGGCACGGGCGCCGCCACCGGCATGCACAGCATCGGTGCCGCACAGCACGACCACGATCACGACCTGGCGGACGTCGTGGGGCAGACCTCCGCCCGTACGGCCGTGGAGGTGGCCGCGGCCGGCGGACACCACCTGTTCCTGGAGGGACCGCCCGGCGCGGGCAAGACCATGCTCGCCGAACGCCTGCCCGCCGTCCTTCCCCGGCTCACCCGGGAAGACTCGCTGGAAGTCACGGCCGTGCACTCGGTCGCGGGACTGCTGCCCCCGGGCAAGCCGCTCATCGACGTCGCGCCGTACTGCGCCCCGCACCACTCGGCCACGATGCAGTCACTCGTCGGCGGAGGCCCGGGCATCGCCCGGCCCGGGGCTGTGTCCCTGGCCCACCGCGGTGTGCTGTTCCTGGACGAGGCACCCGAGTTCCACAGCCAGACCCTGGACGCGCTGCGGCAGCCATTGGAGTCGGGGCACGTCGTCATCGCACGCAGCGCCGGCGTGGTCCGGTTCCCGGCCCGGTTCCTGATGGTCCTGGCCGCCAACCCGTGTCCCTGCGGACGGTTCTCCCTGCGCGACTCCCTGTGCGAGTGTCCGCCGTCGGCGATCCGCCGGTACCAGTCCCGGCTGTCCGGGCCGCTGCTGGACCGGGTGGACCTGCGCGTCGAGGTCGACCCGGTCACCCGGGCCCAGCTCACCGAGCCCGGAGCCCGCGGAGAGTCCACGGCGACCGTGGCCGACCGGGTACGGCAGGCTCGCGAGCGGGCGGCGGCCCGTCTCGCAGGCACCCCGTGGCGCACCAACAGCGAGCTACCGGGCCGCGAACTGCGCAGCCGGTACCACGCCGTCACCGGGGCGATGGACGAGGCCGAACGCAACCTGGAACGGGGCGTGCTCACCGCCCGCGGGATCGATCGTGTCCTGCGCGTCGCCTGGACGGTCGCCGACCTCGTCGGACACGACCGCCCGGACGCGACCGACGTCGCCCTGGCGCTGCAACTGCGCACCGGTGTCCCCCGGGGGGTGCCCATGGCCATCGGAGCCCTGACGTGA
- a CDS encoding YraN family protein, translated as MNAREAIGKYGEDLAARRLAEAGMTILERNWRCGRSGEIDIVARDGDALVVCEVKTRTGGDYEHPMAAVTPEKAARLRELAAHWIQAHGGAPPGGVRIDLVGVLLPRRGAPTVEHARGVA; from the coding sequence ATGAACGCACGAGAGGCAATCGGCAAGTACGGCGAGGACCTGGCCGCCCGGCGGCTCGCCGAGGCCGGCATGACGATCCTGGAGCGCAACTGGCGCTGCGGACGCTCCGGCGAGATCGACATCGTGGCGCGGGACGGGGACGCGCTGGTCGTCTGCGAGGTGAAGACCCGCACCGGCGGGGACTACGAACACCCGATGGCCGCGGTCACCCCGGAGAAGGCGGCCCGGCTCCGCGAACTGGCCGCGCACTGGATCCAGGCCCATGGAGGGGCCCCACCGGGCGGCGTCCGCATCGACCTCGTCGGCGTCCTCCTGCCCCGCCGCGGCGCCCCGACCGTCGAACACGCGCGGGGGGTGGCCTGA
- a CDS encoding murein hydrolase activator EnvC family protein, with product MRYVLLRTALPLASAAALLTPPAWADPPPPAPGPFVQAPVPALGRSWPVGVRPPVLRGWEPPATVYGPGHRGVDLAAPPGAPVRAVAAGRVLFAGRVAGRGVVSVALAGTELRTTYEPVRPSVSKGDEVAAGEVVGTVEAPGSHCGPASCVHWGLLRGETYLNPLSLLPPWLLARGPSRLLPVTPRGRAARLPRP from the coding sequence ATGCGATACGTGCTGTTGAGAACGGCTCTGCCGCTGGCGTCGGCGGCTGCCCTGCTCACCCCTCCGGCCTGGGCGGATCCCCCGCCTCCCGCCCCAGGGCCGTTCGTGCAGGCCCCGGTCCCGGCCCTCGGCCGCTCCTGGCCGGTGGGCGTGCGCCCGCCGGTGCTGCGCGGCTGGGAGCCGCCGGCGACGGTGTACGGCCCCGGGCACCGGGGTGTCGACCTCGCCGCCCCGCCCGGGGCGCCGGTGCGGGCGGTCGCGGCCGGCCGGGTGCTGTTCGCGGGGCGGGTGGCCGGGCGGGGCGTGGTCTCGGTGGCACTGGCCGGAACAGAACTGCGCACCACGTACGAGCCGGTACGCCCGTCGGTGTCGAAGGGGGACGAGGTGGCCGCGGGCGAGGTGGTGGGGACGGTGGAGGCGCCGGGCTCCCACTGCGGGCCGGCGTCCTGCGTCCACTGGGGTCTGCTGCGCGGCGAGACCTACCTGAACCCCTTGTCCCTGCTCCCGCCGTGGCTGCTGGCGCGGGGGCCGTCGAGGCTGCTCCCGGTCACCCCTCGGGGGCGGGCCGCTCGGCTCCCGCGGCCCTAG
- the rplS gene encoding 50S ribosomal protein L19, whose amino-acid sequence MSHLLDSVDSASLRSDIPAFRPGDTVNVHVRVIEGNRSRVQQFKGVVIRRQGSGVRETFTVRKVSFSVGVERTFPVHTPIVEKIELVTRGDVRRAKLYYLRDLRGKAAKIKEKRES is encoded by the coding sequence ATGTCTCACCTGCTCGACTCCGTCGACTCCGCGTCGCTGCGCAGCGACATCCCGGCCTTCCGCCCGGGTGACACCGTCAACGTCCACGTCCGCGTCATCGAGGGCAACCGCTCCCGTGTGCAGCAGTTCAAGGGCGTTGTGATCCGCCGCCAGGGCTCCGGTGTCCGCGAGACCTTCACGGTCCGCAAGGTCTCGTTCTCCGTCGGCGTCGAGCGCACCTTCCCGGTGCACACCCCGATCGTCGAGAAGATCGAGCTGGTCACCCGTGGTGACGTGCGCCGCGCCAAGCTGTACTACCTCCGTGACCTGCGCGGCAAGGCCGCGAAGATCAAGGAGAAGCGCGAGAGCTGA
- the lepB gene encoding signal peptidase I: protein MGGESMTRTAPQGGGTGTAQAGGRLGQRLSGLAVALGLVLFLGGFAWAALVYRPYTVPTSSMTPTIDAGDRVLAQRVDGDEVRRGDVVVFEDKSWVSNAKVVKRVVAVGGDTVSCCTNGKLTVNGKQIDEPYLPEGSLAEIKNFATVTVPEGRLFLLGDERQGSLDSTAHLTDAAKGTVSREAVSARVEAVVWPWKGVLKSPTGFETLGPVSEPGPLRTIELLVAAGAVLVLGGGAYGPIAGRVNRSRARTARPEAAGAR from the coding sequence ATGGGTGGCGAGAGCATGACGCGTACGGCCCCGCAGGGCGGCGGCACCGGCACGGCACAGGCCGGCGGCCGGCTCGGACAGCGGTTGTCGGGACTGGCGGTGGCACTGGGTCTGGTGCTGTTCCTCGGCGGTTTCGCCTGGGCCGCGCTGGTGTACCGGCCGTACACGGTGCCCACCAGTTCCATGACCCCCACCATCGACGCCGGTGACCGGGTGCTCGCCCAGCGCGTCGACGGCGACGAGGTGCGCCGCGGTGACGTGGTCGTCTTCGAGGACAAGAGCTGGGTCAGCAACGCCAAGGTGGTCAAGCGCGTGGTCGCGGTCGGCGGGGACACCGTCTCCTGCTGCACGAACGGCAAGCTGACCGTCAACGGCAAGCAGATCGACGAGCCGTACCTGCCCGAGGGCAGCCTCGCCGAGATCAAGAACTTCGCCACGGTGACCGTCCCGGAGGGCCGGCTGTTCCTCCTCGGCGACGAACGCCAGGGTTCCCTGGACTCCACCGCCCACCTCACCGACGCGGCCAAGGGCACCGTCTCCCGTGAGGCCGTGTCCGCCCGCGTGGAGGCCGTGGTCTGGCCCTGGAAGGGCGTGCTCAAGAGCCCCACCGGCTTCGAGACGCTCGGCCCCGTGTCCGAGCCCGGCCCGCTGCGCACGATCGAGCTGCTGGTAGCGGCCGGCGCGGTCCTGGTCCTCGGCGGCGGCGCCTACGGCCCGATCGCGGGCCGCGTCAACCGCTCCCGCGCCCGCACCGCCCGGCCGGAGGCGGCCGGTGCCCGCTGA
- a CDS encoding NUDIX hydrolase has translation MPADATRPAGESYDAEGGAGPRRVARVVLLDPEDRILLLHGHEPGDPADDWWFTPGGGLEGTETREEAALRELAEETGITDVVLGPVLWRRRCSFPFAGRRWDQDEWYFLARTTQTATAATGLTELERRSVAGARWWTCQELTRAHETVYPTRLAELLRTLLVEGPPATPVTLDTEIV, from the coding sequence GTGCCCGCTGACGCCACGCGGCCGGCGGGGGAGTCGTACGACGCCGAGGGCGGGGCCGGCCCGCGCAGGGTGGCCCGGGTGGTGCTGCTGGACCCCGAGGACCGCATCCTGCTCCTGCACGGCCACGAGCCGGGCGATCCGGCCGACGACTGGTGGTTCACGCCCGGCGGCGGCCTGGAGGGCACCGAGACGCGCGAAGAGGCCGCGCTGCGGGAACTCGCCGAGGAGACCGGCATCACCGACGTCGTGCTGGGTCCCGTGCTCTGGCGGCGGCGGTGCTCGTTCCCGTTCGCGGGCCGCCGCTGGGACCAGGACGAGTGGTACTTCCTGGCCCGTACGACCCAGACGGCGACCGCGGCGACGGGGCTGACGGAGCTGGAGCGGCGCAGCGTCGCCGGAGCGCGCTGGTGGACGTGTCAGGAACTGACCCGGGCACATGAGACGGTGTATCCGACCAGACTCGCCGAGCTGCTGCGCACGCTGCTCGTCGAAGGTCCCCCGGCCACGCCCGTGACCCTCGACACGGAAATCGTCTGA
- a CDS encoding DUF2469 domain-containing protein, with product MSAEDLEKYETEMELKLYREYRDVVGLFKYVIETERRFYLTNDYEMQVHSVQGEVFFEVTMADAWVWDMYRPARFVKQVRVLTFKDVNIEELNKSDLELPGG from the coding sequence ATGAGCGCCGAGGACCTCGAGAAGTACGAGACCGAGATGGAGCTGAAGCTCTACCGGGAGTACCGAGATGTCGTCGGTCTGTTCAAATACGTGATCGAGACCGAGCGGCGGTTCTACCTCACCAACGACTACGAGATGCAGGTGCACTCGGTGCAGGGAGAGGTGTTCTTCGAGGTCACCATGGCCGATGCCTGGGTCTGGGACATGTACCGGCCGGCTCGCTTCGTCAAGCAGGTCCGGGTGCTTACGTTCAAGGACGTGAACATCGAGGAGCTGAACAAGAGCGACCTGGAGCTGCCGGGCGGATGA
- the lepB gene encoding signal peptidase I: protein MDTEAQQTERDRSSRPGTPGPEGRSRFALPSRVADWLPGGRITLGVFAGLVFLLLLNAFVVQPFEIPSGSMERGLRIGDRVLVNKVAYRFGAQPRRGDVIVFDGTGYFGDADYIKRVVGVGGDHVVCCDRNGRIEVNGRPVDETAFLYPGDGASGVPFDVVVPSGRLFVLGDHRSDSSDSRDHLGSPGGGMVPVGDVIGRADWIVWPYRHWTHLTRPSAYARVPAAPAGGAHG from the coding sequence ATGGACACCGAAGCACAGCAGACGGAACGCGACCGCTCCTCCCGCCCCGGTACTCCGGGACCGGAGGGCCGGTCGCGTTTCGCGTTGCCGTCGCGGGTGGCCGACTGGCTCCCGGGCGGCCGGATCACCCTCGGCGTCTTCGCCGGTCTGGTGTTCCTGCTCCTGCTCAACGCCTTCGTGGTGCAGCCGTTCGAGATTCCGAGCGGATCCATGGAGCGGGGTTTGAGGATCGGGGACCGGGTTCTCGTAAACAAGGTCGCGTACCGTTTCGGTGCCCAGCCACGTCGCGGTGACGTGATTGTGTTCGACGGCACCGGGTATTTCGGCGACGCCGACTACATCAAGCGCGTGGTCGGTGTGGGGGGAGACCATGTGGTGTGCTGCGACAGGAACGGGAGGATCGAGGTGAACGGCCGGCCGGTCGACGAGACGGCGTTCCTCTATCCCGGGGACGGCGCCTCCGGCGTGCCCTTCGACGTCGTCGTGCCCTCGGGCCGCCTGTTCGTCCTCGGCGACCACCGCAGCGACTCCAGCGACTCCCGCGACCATCTCGGCTCGCCCGGCGGCGGCATGGTCCCCGTCGGTGACGTCATCGGCCGGGCCGACTGGATCGTGTGGCCGTACCGCCACTGGACGCATCTGACCCGGCCGTCCGCCTACGCGCGCGTGCCCGCCGCCCCGGCGGGGGGCGCCCATGGGTAA